ATTTTGATTCCTGACCTCCACGATGGCGTTGCCACGGCggctagacttttgacctccaggcTGGTGTAACTTTTGACTAGCCACgggggctagacttctgacctccatgtGACCCTTCTGTGGCTTTGACTCCGTGCTATATCATCTCACAGACCCCACattcatgcaccgtatcacactATTAGACACGTTCGCCTCCACCGATATCATGAGACCAAAGCACAGCTAGAAATCAGCTGGATATGACATGTTTAGATCTAGTTCAATAAATTTTTCAAGACAAATCTTGTTATTCTGTAGCTTATTGGATGGCTCCCTCACATGGCACACCAGCAATACTTGTTCATTTAGATTTTCATGCCATCATTCAATGATCTTTCAGAGGTGATTCCCTCAACCACACTTAAACtttgttgcaaaaaaaaaaaaaaaaacaatctgcCAACAACAAAGACTTAAATGCAATGAGTTGAAGAAAAAGCAAACTTTGCATCTCTAGGCAGCAGAAAATTTTCCCAATCACAACAACACTACAtacaacttgaaaaaaaaaaaagttttctaaAATTTTGTTTCTCTAGATATTTAACTACGCATGAGCTTAAAAAAAATCTGAGATTCAGACAAAGATTAAGCGACaaagaaattagagaggaaaaAAACTTCAAAAAAGGAGGGTTCAAGGGTTCCTAATGAACTCACGGGGAGAAGAGCGTTGTCTTGGGGGCCATAGTCGGCGGTGAGGAGGAGGTAGGCGGCGGTGGCGGTGCCGACCATGGCGGTGCGGCGGATCAGCTTGTCTGTCCTCCGATCTATCGCCATCCCTCTTGCCAATGGATGCGACGCGATGCTTCTTGCATAAGACCGAGAAGGTTCGAGTTCGGAGGatgtattataaaatttatatcaatttaaatttatataaaataatttcgAAAACAACTTGTTTATTTGATTGGAAACTATACGATGCCAAAGTTCACCATCCAGATACCAAGGATTCTAAAACAAGATGTCTGAAAAACAATTGCTCAATCACTGAAACGTCATTTCAtaccaaaaaaggaaaaaaaatctatcTAGTAGATCTTTGATAGATACAGAACCCTGAAGGTGCTGCTTCCAACCTTGGCAGACGTAGAGCAATCACCCTCGCTCTTGTTGCCAGATTTACTAACCAGTTTCGCAGAGTTTTCTATCCTTGTAGTGTAATTAATTCCAGGTTATAACAAGGTTAATTTCACACCTGCAAATTCATAACTGAAACACTTCAGTTTAAAACAAAATCATTCCATTATATTGTAATGGTTGGTAGTTAACAATTCTAACTACTCTTTAGAATCCCAACACCCCTGAAGTATCACAGTCATCAGGAACTCAAATGCTATTTAGCAACAACAAAACATCTTCTTGGAATTAAAAAGCAAGAGCAGATCTACCTCCCACAAAGAAAAGCTAAGTGTCCAAAGGGATTCACAAAAAAGGCAGCAAGAGGACTTAATCTGACCTCTTGAGTAGCCCATGCTGCCGGGCGGGCACCGGAGATGTTGTTTCCTCATGAAGTGTTGCATCTTGATGCATTCGCGATTGGCATGCGAgacatccttttctttcttcctatCCATCTCGAGTTAGAATTGCAAATTTATCAATTCCATGATTTGTAAATGAGTTGTAGAACTTCAATTGTTTCATAGACATCTTTTAAGTAAGATAACTTGCTATGCAAAGAATAAAAAAGAAGCAATCCATACACAAGGAATCTGCATATAAACAGGAATTCAAGGGCTCTAAggtcatcaattttttttttggtcaAAAATGCGTAATGACCTTATAGAATTTAAAATCTAGATAAGTAAGCACATAAGACATTAGGAAAATTCTAAGAGCAAAATGATGCCTATTAACGTGAAATTGAGGTGTCTAGGTTAGTTAAACACTTTGGGTAAAAAAACTTGACAATGGTCAATCAATTGGATTTGAATCTAGTCAATTGAAATTGCTTGGGTCTCCTATTTGTTATCAAACACCTTTAGCCATATTTAGCCATAAGTATTTAATGAGCTtagaaatctcaaaatcataaaaacaaacaTGCCCAAACTCAATGGAATACTAGGAGTGTAATAGTATTCATTTGATACAAATTTGAAGCCTTTAGAATCatttaatatttttgataaaaaaatatttgacaaCTAACAAGTTCAAatcctttaaaaataatattgacaAACTCAAACAAACactaaaattataaaaaagaatGTCAAGTTTGATATAAATACGAGATTTCTAAGATTACTAAACaatttgttttatatataaaaagGGTTTGTTGATTTGAATCACATTCAATTGATCAATTGAAAATCACTCCGGATCAAAGTCCCAATTGGTTCTCGATAGGCAATGCATTTAGTAAAAAATGTTTAATGATCCTTaatgtttaaaataacaataaaaatgaGCATAGATAAACTCATGTAAATCCAAGGAATGCTAAGATATACATTTGATGGTAAACATAAGTATATAGAATTATCAAATACTTTTGTCAAAAATGCTTATTGGCAGGatctaaaatctttaaaaaatgaaTATCGACTTACTCATGATGATTCTGTCTGAAACCGATGGAGATGATGTGCTAGGTAGGTGGTTGGGATGTTGACGAAGAGAAGACTTTGATTGAAAGAGAAGATTGCGAACTAGAGTGAAAGGggatttcttcttcctctcttcacaCACTCAAGAGAGCAAACAAAACGTCAGTGCTCAAAAACTAGGGGAAAGTTCCCGGGCGAAgtcccttcgacgctcaagttagtttatTGGCTGAGCAAAAAGTAAAAGAAGAACAGTAGATGCATGTGTGAGCTTGAGCGTGAGTGTTGCGCATACATTGCCAAAGGagaggaccccctttatataccacctctcataacctctgcAATCATGAGATGGTAAATAATGTCAGATATCAGAAGTTGTTGAGTGAGGAAATATGTACAGCCTGGGAGGCGTATAGTCACCGTCTGAAAAATCTTCCGTTATACGTGTGTACCCTTTTTATAACTTGCGTCATTCATGAGGCAGTTACAGGAATATGTTGTTTGTCGACTGATAGCAGGTGTATAGTCACCTTCAAAGAAGGTTCTATTGACAACATTTGTtgtaataaaagaatattttttgataagCGATTGTGATTCTCTAATAATGTTGTCCCCTAAATATATCCTGGTCGGACATTTAGCCGACCAGTTGTATATTATAGTCGTAGCTCGATACATAAGCAAGATATTGAATCTTGTGAGGACGTTCAACTTTTAGGGCTACCCAGATATATGTTGTATGATACTGGAGGTTTGATTATGAAGTAATAGAGAACTAAGTCCC
This window of the Zingiber officinale cultivar Zhangliang chromosome 3B, Zo_v1.1, whole genome shotgun sequence genome carries:
- the LOC122056107 gene encoding uncharacterized protein LOC122056107, which encodes MAIDRRTDKLIRRTAMVGTATAAYLLLTADYGPQDNALLPIKRAIELAESSFKRYIFGSGRIQESAEEDPNNEKSK